catctactttctgtctctacagatttgcctattctggatgtttcatataaatggagtaaTACAACACATGACctcttgtgactggcttctttcacttagcagaatgttttcaaggtccatcaTGTTGTGGCAAGTATCAGTACTTCATCCTcttttaatgctgaataatattctatcatatggatataccaccttttgtttatccattcatctactgatggacacttaggctttTTCCATATGTTATCTACTACAAATAATAccactatgaacatttgtgtccaagtttttgtgtggacacgttttaatttctcttgattATATATCTAGAGGTACTTCTGGGTCGAATGGTAActtcatgtttaactttttgaggaacagctaaactgttttccacagtgactgcacCCATTCCCGCAGCAGCATATGGGGCTtttgatttctccacatcctcaccagtatgTGATATCTTCCTGTTAAAgatattatagccatcctaaggggtatgaagtggtatctcattgttttgatttgcatttctctgataattaatgGTGTTGAAAATCTTTTTGCTAGGGAAGCAGGAACCTACGAGAGCCAGAGTgacaccattttaaaatcaactccatcttaaaactagCATGGCAAATTCCTTGCTAGTCAGAGATGATCAATACAGTCTCAGTCTTCAAGGCGCTCGCTATCTAGAAGATAACAGAGTACGAAGTTTCTCAGCATCTAATCAATAGGTGAAAAATCaattctattcatattttttcaaatgtgccCAGCAGGTGCAGAGACACTGCCATTGGAACTCACAGAGATGGCCAGGTCAGgcgccattttaattttttccttcagaGCCACGGAGCCTCTACGGCTTCGATCCTTCCTCCGGGCACCAGGGTGCGCTGTACCATCTCTTGGTGTCGGCTGAATAGTGCCGCGCTCTCCCTTACATCCCTTCTTGCTGGGCCGCACTTCCGGTGACTGGCGGAAACGGGAACCTGCAGCCGCGGGGGCCGGAGTCCTGGGGCATGgcgggggcggggcagggggagGCGCGCACGGAACAGGCTGGGGCATCCCTCGCCCTGGCTCTTTGAGCCCGGACCAGACAGGTGAGGACTTATCATTTTTGGCCCAGCCTCCAAGCCCGTCAGACCCTCCCCGGCAGGCTCCTCCCTGCATGACGCTGATGCCCAGAGGCGCCAcggccccctccctccctcagaATTCTCTTCCCATTGAGGCCCCGCCCCAGGCTTTTCTTTCCGGGGGCGCCCCTTTGGGTTTGTGTGCCCGCCCCTTGGCATCCCCTTCTGGTTTAGAGGCCGTTGCAAGGAATTGAGGGACATGTGCACCTTCCCCCatagggaaactgagacccagcaAGGGTAAAGGACTTAGTACCACACAGTGAGTTTAGTGTCCCAATTCAGTCaggctttcttctttcattccatAAGGTACCAAATGCCTACCGTGTGCCAACCCCAGTGCTAGGTTCTGAGAATACCAGATGACCAGGGTAGACCTGGTTACTTCCTGTCTGGAGGGTACAGGTTAGCAAGGGAATCAAACATTAAACACAACCATGCAAGTGGAAGTATAAATACAATTGCGATGATTACTATGGAGAAGACAAAATATAATAATGGGAGGCCTGTTTTAGATAAGATGGTCAGGGAACACTTCCTAAAGGAGACCGCACTTAAGCTGCAACTTGAGAAGTTACAGCAAGGGCCAGGGGAAATGCATTCTCTCTGTGGATGCCTGAGATGGCACAGAACTTCCCGTTAGATAGATCCAGTGTTCAAGAAGGGAGACTTACCATCTGTCAAACACTGTGATGAGCATACAGAATATAGTGTTTGCGTATTGGTCGGTCGAACATCACCATCTAATGAGGGCCGTAAACATAAGTAAGATCTTCATCTCAGGTGCCCAGCTCTGCCTTTGTAGGGCAAAAGCATTATGTAAATGATTGGGTATGGCAGGGTTCCagtgaaattttatttacaaaaactgggaggtgggggtcaggcgtggtggcttatgcctgtaatcctagcactttgggagaccaaggcagaagaatcacgtgAGCCAGGGAGGTCCacggtggtgccactgcactgcagcctgggcgacagagtgagaccccaaaaAAAACCAGGAGATGAGAGGTGGGCTAGATTTGGGCCGAGGGCAGTAGTTTGCAGACCCTTGCTCTATTCTAGATCAGCATACATTTTAGGTCCTTATTCAGTGCATGTAACTCCAATATAATTGAAACGAACGTTTTACAAAACAATGCTTGCTATTGCAATATATGATAgcttgatattttctattttcttgtatttcattttttaaaatgtcagactATTCACTAAATTGATTCAAGGCCCTATTAATGAGGTGTGACTAGCAGTTTGGGAAACTTGCTCAGTCATGgagatatgtacatttttaacttGACTGggtattatatatacttatataaggCATTTGGAACCTTTTCAGAAGGAGACAGAATGTGAATAAATACctcattttatgttttgaaatacaGATTGGATGCAATCCCTCCGCTGCTTTCCAGTCTTTTTCTAGGCCTCTCTTATCACTCACTCTGTGCTTCCTGTGCTCTAACCACTTGAAATTGCTCATTTCCCAAATTTGCCATgtcatgccttttaaaaatgtgtcttttagGTACCTTTTTATCTGGctcgttccttttttttttttctttggagacagagtcttgctttgtcacctaggctagagtgcaatggtacaatctcggctcactgcaacctccgcctcctgggttcaagcaattcttctgcctcagcctcctgagtagctgaggctacaggcgcccgccatcatgcccagctaattttcgtatttttagtggagatggagtttcactatgttggccaggctggtctcgaactcctgacttgtgacctccccgcctcagcctcccaaagtgctgggattacaggtgtgagccaatgcatctggcctgtttttcctcttttacttTGTTTAGTGTATTATTCTTCAAGGCTTATGCCAATTGTTGCtccattaattcattttaacatatttatgagCACTTAACTGTCCCTTCtcctaggtgctgggaatacagcaaGGAATTAGACCAGTTCCCTGCTCTCTGGTATGGGGGGACAGATACTTAAAAGGTAAACAAATAACTTAATTTCAGAAAGAGATAAAGACCATTAATAAAATAGGTGTATCAGTAGATTCGTGTGGGCAGAAGTAAGGTGACTGGGGAATATTTCTGAGGAGGTACTATATTAGCTGAGACTTGAATGATGAAACAGAGTCAGATCTTTCAGCACTTAAAAAATGTTCTTCCACTTCTTTCTGACTTccttggtttctgatgagaaatctagACATTTGAATTGTTGTTCCTCTATAGGTGATACATGGTTTCTATCTGGTCACTTTAGAGATTTTTACTGTGtatcttttggtttttttccattttagctATGATGTGTCTGGACATGGATTTCTTTGGATTTATCATATTTGGGGGTCGCTAAACTTCCTGAATTTGGGGGGGTCTCTGAACCTTTTGAATTTAGGATTTATATCTTCAGCCAAATTTGGGAagttcctcccttccttccttccttcctccctccctccctccctcccttccttcttgttttttttttcccttccttcctttctttcttttcttttctttcttttgacagagtttcactccgtTACCCagcctggattgcagtggcatgatctcagctcacttcagcctctgcctcccaggctcaagtgatcctcccacctcagcctcctgagtatctgtgactacaggtgcacaccactgtgcctggctactttttgtatttttagtagagatggggttttgccatgttgcccaggctcgtcttcaactcctgggctcgagcaatttgcccacctcagcctcccaaagttctaggattatgtACTCTCTCGAAAGATGAGGGTTAGACCTTTTGATATTTTCCCTAGGGCCCTGAGGCTTTACTGACTTTTtttccgtctttttttttttttctgtcttttttttttttttctttctcgtCTTTTGTTCACTTTGGATAACGTATACTGATCTATCTTCAGGGTGACTGACTCATTTCCGTGATGACTTCATTCTGCCCTTGAGCCCATCAGcgagttttttattctttttcagaattgtttttaaattaaaaaaaatttttttactagATTCTATGGAAGCTAGAAGAGCTTTGTATGCTGGTTATTGCTTTTCAGCTCTAAACTTCTTATCTGGATCtttaagaaatatcttctgtttcttaGCTGAGACTTTGGTTTTCCATCATTTCAAGAGTGTTTGTGATTGCTTATTAGAACAGTTTTATAACAGATACTTCAAAATCTTTCTCAGAGAATTCTAACTTTTGTAGCATCTCAACATTAGTGTCTGTCAATTGTCTTTTCTGGATTGAGTTTTTTCCTAGTACTTCATATGCTGAATTATTTTGGATTGTATCCtagacattttgaatattataagaTGATAGGGCCTGTTTAAATCCCAAGAGGAATGTTGGTAATTTTTGGCTTGGTAGGCAGTCTACCTAATTAGCTTCAGGGAATTTGCAATTTGCAACTCCCTTTCTTTAGGCTATGGTTCTAATGGcagatgaattttcagaaagtCTTTGCAGTGCTATTTGGATCTGTCCCATGCATGTGACATTCAGTGGCCAGTCTGAGATCTGGGTGGTGATTATTTCAGATCTCAAAGCCTTTAGTCTGATTTGGACCAGATCCACACATGCGCAGCTTGGGAGCTCATGAACAACTTCATGATGTTACTTTTCTGTGCTCCTCCCCCTCTGATATCTCCTCAGTATCTTCTGGTTTCATTGGGGCCTCCCTTTTGATCTTCTGATGACAAAACTGGGACTTTAATTACCTTCCTTGCAACACACTTGCTCTCCAAGCAGCAGGAGAACCGGGGGGAGACAGCGTTAACCTCACTGCCCATTCAGTGGTACTTTATTGTTAGCCAATTAGTTTTTCTCGTATGCCTGTTTTATGCATTCTGTCTAGGTTTTATAGCTGCATTTTTAGTGGGAGAGAAGGTGGTGTTTGCTTATTCCTTGTCTGGCAACAGCTTTATAAGTTGAGTTTTTCACTAAATGCCGTTGACTTTTATGGCCTGAGATTTAACTTTGATTTGAATCAAAGgtataataaaacatttagaagacTATGCCATATAATAGATGCCCCATAAATattaaagcatatttttattgtgattttaaaatagcataacatttaccatcttaaccgattgtaagtgtacagttcagtagtattAAGTATCTTCACATTGTTGTGAAATAGATCttgagaactttttcatcttgaaaaTCTGAAAAGTCTAACCCATTAAACAGCACCTTTCCTTTTCCCCTCCTGCTAGTCCCTGATAACCACCgttcttctttgtttctgtgaatttgattcttttttctttttttaatgataagcattttaaattaaaacagttttttttttttttttagaaattgagtcttactctattgcccaagctagactcaaactcctgggctcaagtggtccacctcagcctcccaagtagctgggattacaggtgtgtgctactgcacctggctgttgAATTTGATTACTTTTGATActtcatttaaatggaatcagacagtatttgtctttttgtgattggcttatttgaCTTCACatcatgtcctcaaggttcaaTGATGAATTTTGTCAGAATTTTGTaccttttgaaggctgaataatattccactgtatgtatatgccacattttgtttatctagtcATCCATCAATGAACTTTTGGATTGCTTCCATCTCttgactactgtgaatagtgctgatatgaacatgggtgtgcagatatctcttagaAATCttgctttcagttattttggatttatacccagaagtggaattgctggatcatatggtagttctaattttttttgaggaatcttcatactgttttccttagTAGCTGTACTATTTttcagttccaccaacagtgcacaagggttcagCTTCCTCTATGTCCTCAacgacacttgttattttctttttttaaaaaaagcagtcATTCTAATGGGCGTGAGGTGATatcccattgtagttttgatttacatttctctgatgattagtgatgttgagcatctatcttttcatatactttttggccatttgtataggagaaatgtctattcaagtactttgaccattttaaaatttggtatatgattttttgttattgagttataagagttctttatatgttctagatattaaccctttatccagtatatgatttgcaaatattttcttccatcctgTAGAAAGccctttcactctgttgattgtgtcctttgattACAGAAGTTTTAAGTTTGATGTattcccatttgtctgtttttgtcttGGTTGCCTATGCCTTTTGTGTCTTATCTAAGAAATCACTGCCAGGTCTGATGTCATGAAGCTTTCCTCCTGCATTTTCtcctagtagttttatagttatGGGTCTTATATTTAGGTCCTTGACctattttgggttaatttttgtatagggtgtaaGATAGGGTCcgacttcattcttttgcatgtggctattcagttttcccaacaccatttgctGAAGTGACTATCCTTTTTCTATTGAGTAGTAGTAGTACCTTATCAAAGATTGTTTAACCATATATGCCAGAGTTTATTTGTGGGCCATTTCATTtgtctgtgtctgtctttatCCAGTACCACACTTTTTTGATTACTGtggttttgtaatatattttgaaatcaggaggcTTGAgtcctctttgttctttttcaaaattattttgtgtatttggAGGCCCTTGACATACCATATGAATATTAGGAtgaattttttatctttgtaaaaaGTGCTATTAGGATTTTGATAGGGtttatattgaatctgtagattattttgggtaatatggacatcTTAACAGCCCAATAAATACTTTTTGCTGGAATGAATACACATTgaatatgatttttttgtttgtttgtttgagatagagtctcactctgttgcagtgttgtgatcatggctcattgcagcttcaatGATCCGAGCTTAAGcagtccttccacttcagcctctcaagtagctagaactacaggcatgtgccaccatgcctggctaatttttctattttttttgtagagacggggttttgccatgttttccaggctggccttgaactagtgagctcaagtgatccacttgcttcggtctcccaaagtgttgggattacaggcatgagccaccgtgcctagccgaATGTGTCTTACACTGTTCAAATTTGCAGTTGTAGGTTTTTTTCTGTTGAACATTCCCAACAGCTGAGCATACTTGGAAGGTATTCCTAGTGAACTAGATCCTTCCCTTAGACCTGTTTCTAGACTTAGAAATGTTAGGACCACTTAAAGGGAAGCAGTAATGCCAGTCACTGTCATCCTGGGAGCTCCTAGGTTCAGGATATAAGAGAAATCTGTTTgacttgtatatatttatattttggtaaattttgtttcattttcttgactTCTGCTTTACTTTTCTGTTTAGAGATGTGATAATGGATCATCATGTTTCTACCATCAGGCCTCGAAGAATCCAAAACCAAAATGTCATTCACCGCTTGGAGCGCCGGCGGATCAGTTCAGGCAAGGCAGGTACCCACTGGCACCAAGTCCGAGTGTTCCATCAGAATGTCTTCCCCAACTTCACAGTTGTCAACGTTGAAAAGCCTCCTTGTTTTTTGCGTAAATTCTCACCTGACGGACGCtactttattgctttttcttcagACCAGACATCTCTTGAAATCTATGAGTACCAGGGCTGCCAGGCAGCAGAGGACCTACTGCAGGGATATGAAGGAGAAATCCTGTCCAATGGCAATGACCAGCGGTCAGTGAATATCCGGGGCCGGCTCTTTGAACGCTTTTTTGTCCTTCTGCACATTACCAATGTTGCAGCCAATGGTGAGCACCTGAACCGGGAGTGTAGTCTCTTCACTGATGACTGCCGCTGTGTCATCGTGGGCTCAGCTGCCTACCTCCCGGATGAGCCTCACCCTCCATTTTTTGAGGTATATCGGAACAGTGAATCAGTGACCCCCAACCCACGGTCCCCTCTAGAAGACTATTCCCTCCACATCATTGACCTTCATACTGGCCGCTTATGTGATACACGCACATTCAAGTGTGACAAGGTGGTGTTGTCACACAACCAAGGGCTGTACTTGTACAAAAACATCCTGGCCATCTTGTCTGTGCAACAACAGACCATCCATGTCTTCCAGGTGACTCCTGAAGGCACTTTCATTGATGTGCGGACCATTGGCCGCTTTTGCTATGAGGATGACCTGCTCACTGTGTCAGCTGTTTTCCCTGAGGTACAGCGGGACAGTCAGACAGGCATGGCCAATCCCTTTAGGGATCCTTTCATCAATTCCCTCAAACACCGGTTGCTGGTGTATTTGTGGCGCCGGGCAGAACAGGATGGTAGCGCAATGGCCAAGAGGCGCTTCTTCCAGTATTTTGACCAACTGCGGCAGCTGCGAATGTGGAAAATGCAGCTTCTGGATGAAAACCATCTGTTTATCAAGTACACTAGTGAGGATGTAGTAACACTGCGAGTCACAGATCCATCACAGGTATGAGGTGCACTTCTGCCTTTTACTTGTCCAGTCTCCTTGACAAAATGGGAAGGTTTCTCTGTTTATAGTCCACCCCTCAGAAATAGACATTTCATGTAGTCTGAGTTGATATCCTAGGGCCCAAACTTAAAATCAGCTCCATTTTTCTCTGGTCATATGTATTTATCTGGACAAATGGAAGCTGCAGTTCAAGTCATTGACAGGAAGATAGTCAACTCTGATTACTACCCTAACTCTTCTGCAGAGCATTTTCGGTACTCATGAGATGGAAGCCCAAATGCTACAAGGTCAAGGTTTGGACTACTTATGGATAACCTCTCTTGATTTTGTAAGATTGTACTTATTGGTCTGGCTGTTTTAGTAACGGCAATGAGAATGAGTATACGataccaaaaagaaaattctctaaCCCCACTTTTGTCCTTAAATGGTTCATAATTTACTTCTCCGTAAAGTCCTATTTATAAGGTAACTAACAGGTGCACTCATTTGGCGGAATTAAGTTCTGTGACTTTACCCTGACCTTGCCCACATGCTGGGACATAGCTTGTAGAGCAGTGAAGAGATCAAAAAGAAGCCAAAATTGATGATCCATGAGGAGAGTCATCAGGACAACAAGTCTTAAAGATTTTTCAGTTTAGGGGAAGAATGCCTTTCTTTCAGTAGGGGGAAGAAGCATTTCCCAAAGGGGAATAAGGTGATATAAAGAGCACAGAACTGCTAAGATTTGGGGGTTGAAACACTATATTGAAATTCAGGGTAATTTGGGCATTTGTCTTTGAAAACCTCTCCACTTCAGTGTTGACCAAGTTAGAGAACTACCTTGCTACACCTTTGTCCCCCAAGTTCTCCTGTTTGCAGATTGTCTCCTTAGACACTGGTTTGGAAATTCAGAACAACCAGCAAATCAGTAAATCACGAAGTCAACTGAGTTTGgtatctctttgtttttttttttttttgagacggagtctcactttgtcacccaggctggagtgcagtggcaccatctcggctcactgcaagctccgcctcctgggttcacgccattctcctgcctcagcctctgagtagctgggactacagacacgcaccaccacgcccggctaattttttgtgtttttagtagagacggggttccactgtgttagccaggatggtctcgatctcctggcctcgtgatccgcccgcctcggcctcccaaagtgctgggattacaggcgtgagccaccgcgcccagctgagttTGGTATCTCTTATTGACCTGTAGCTGATTCTACCATTAACAGGGTATGTACAGGGTATCATGTCCTATAATCTCACCAGTTACCTGTGGTAAAATATCTTCTAACATTTTCCTTCTGAATTGTAGTTTATGTGTTCTAAAAAAAAGTACGGGAGTAATATGGTTAGAGATCAttttttgtggagtttttttCTTCCCTATCAATGATGAAGTCGCCCATTGAGCAATCATAGGTGAGCATCTGGTTCGTCTTATGTATCATGGGATATTGCAGTGAAGTCCTTGACTTCTCTATCCTCCTGTTCTTTACTTCCCAGTCTGCCTTGGAGGGAAGGCTAGTAAATGTTTGAGTAATTTTATATCCATGTAATTATGAGAGATTCTGGTGAAGCCCTGATAGGATCAAAGTGTTGTCCAGGGCTATAGAAAGGACATGAATCAATCTTTATTTAGGTTTGAGCTAtaattgcctttttattttggaGGTAGTAAGTTGTCTGTGACTGCTGCCTTTGagattattcttttcttctttgctaaAAGGTGGCCTAGTTTTTTCTGGTAGCTACAATAAGTTGTAGCTAGCGACATAACTAGGGCTCTATGCTTTGCTTATACAGTTTGTAACTCTAAACCCAATCTTTCTGCCCTAGTTGTCCTCTGCACTCCTCCCCCAGTTTAATTTGATAGGTTCCAGTAAGATTAATAAGTAAAAAGTACATCCAAACACAAGGCCTTGGTAATATTATGAGTATTATTCTCAGGTTACCCTCTAGCCTCTTTAATTTACAGCCAAATTTAATTTGCAGGTGACTGCAAAAGCCATGTAATATAAGCTCTGAGAAACACTAATTACTAGTAAAACAGGTGGGTCGAGTGGCTCCAGAAATTGGTAATTGAGATTTAAACTCAATCATAGGAGGCTGAATTACTAATCCTAGTGGTCTGAGAACTTCTAGAGTCCTGTCAGAAGTAGATGATTCACACTGCTACATTCACTGTAACAAAAATTAGGGGTTCTTGGAACTTCCTTGTTAGGCAGAGCACAGCACTGGAAGTTTAAAGGAAGAGGGCTAGCCACCGAGGGCCCATTTAgaaaaagcagtaactctgtcacCTATGGCATTTGAATGCTTTTCAGGTTCCCCCTCTGATCTTAATTGCTACAAATCTCAAATGTATTTTACAAATGCTCTTGGCTGAAAgaacatttatgaagaaaaaagtggaaaatgcctatctgatttttcatttgttcagCAGTACCTTGCTCGTATACAACTTGCCTGGGCAGTTTAGAACAAGATGTACTTAAGATGTCTCTCTGCATGTTAGAAATattaagagggaaaaataaataccCCTAAATTGAACTTTCAACTGTACACATACGAGAGAAAATAATTTGCCAACAGGCAGCCCCAGGCTGCAAATCACTTTCTcagcaggaaagaaaattaaatctggCATTTTAAGAAGTGCTTTTTATCTCAGGGTGGGTTGGGGAGCAAGTAGGGAATAAACATTTGGAAGGAAAAATACTGAATTTGCACagtttgaaatgaaaatttaaaacctttttataCTTGTATGCTGGCCATCTCAGTAATTCTAGCAGCACAGATACAGTGGGAAATCTGGCAACATTGAGGCTCTCAATTGATAAATCCCACGGTTGCTTCCTATTTTCCCAGAACCACTTGGAGCCATGTTTCCACCTCAGTGGTAAAGCTGAGGTGtttgcttgttgttgttgttgttgtttttggaaaaTTCATGCTTTGAATTTTCAGCCAAGTGATAAGTTTCCTAGGCATGGCATTATACTCAGCTGTCCTatacctctctctcttttcttctgcaggCATCTTTCTTTGTGGTATACAATATGGTGACAACAGAGGTGATTGCTGTGTTTGAGAATACGTCAGATGAGCTTTTGGAGCTCTTTGAGAACTTCTGTGACCTTTTTCGTAATGCTACCCTGCACAGTGAAGTCCAGTTTCCCTGCTCAGCTTCTAGCAACAATTTTGCAAGGCAGATCCAGCGCCGGTAAGCTGCTGTACCAGACTCAacagtcttaattttttttagaaaaattggtGTTAGGCCAACAGCTATTGTTTCTAGGAAACCGTCTCTTATTCTGTCTGTCCACATAGCTTTGGTTAGTCTGCCTATTATAACCCCTTGTTTCTTCCTGAACTTCTTTCTATCTCAGCACCTGTGGAATTATTTGTGCATTGTCTGCGATTCTTTCTAGACTGCATGTGAGCTGCAGAAAGATAGAGGCTGTGTCTTCATTTATTGCTGTATCCTCAGTGGTACACTGTCAAGCACttatgtttgttgaattaataaggaaataattttagaacTTTTGGTTAAACATGATATGTTGAACACATGTATTTATC
The DNA window shown above is from Chlorocebus sabaeus isolate Y175 chromosome 29, mChlSab1.0.hap1, whole genome shotgun sequence and carries:
- the DET1 gene encoding DET1 homolog isoform X1, producing the protein MGGQILKRDVIMDHHVSTIRPRRIQNQNVIHRLERRRISSGKAGTHWHQVRVFHQNVFPNFTVVNVEKPPCFLRKFSPDGRYFIAFSSDQTSLEIYEYQGCQAAEDLLQGYEGEILSNGNDQRSVNIRGRLFERFFVLLHITNVAANGEHLNRECSLFTDDCRCVIVGSAAYLPDEPHPPFFEVYRNSESVTPNPRSPLEDYSLHIIDLHTGRLCDTRTFKCDKVVLSHNQGLYLYKNILAILSVQQQTIHVFQVTPEGTFIDVRTIGRFCYEDDLLTVSAVFPEVQRDSQTGMANPFRDPFINSLKHRLLVYLWRRAEQDGSAMAKRRFFQYFDQLRQLRMWKMQLLDENHLFIKYTSEDVVTLRVTDPSQASFFVVYNMVTTEVIAVFENTSDELLELFENFCDLFRNATLHSEVQFPCSASSNNFARQIQRRFKDTIINAKYGGHTEAVRRLLGQLPISAQSYSGSPYLDLSLFSYDDKWVSVMERPKTCGDHPIRFYARDSGLLKFEIQAGLLGRPINHTVRRLVAFTFHPFEPFAISVQRTNAEYVVNFHMRHCCT
- the DET1 gene encoding DET1 homolog isoform X4, yielding MGGQILKRDVIMDHHVSTIRPRRIQNQNVIHRLERRRISSGKAGTHWHQVRVFHQNVFPNFTVVNVEKPPCFLRKFSPDGRYFIAFSSDQTSLEIYEYQGCQAAEDLLQGYEGEILSNGNDQRSVNIRGRLFERFFVLLHITNVAANGEHLNRECSLFTDDCRCVIVGSAAYLPDEPHPPFFEVYRNSESVTPNPRSPLEDYSLHIIDLHTGRLCDTRTFKCDKVVLSHNQGLYLYKNILAILSVQQQTIHVFQVTPEGTFIDVRTIGRFCYEDDLLTVSAVFPEVQRDSQTGMANPFRDPFINSLKHRLLVYLWRRAEQDGSAMAKRRFFQYFDQLRQLRMWKMQLLDENHLFIKYTSEDVVTLRVTDPSQASFFVVYNMVTTEVIAVFENTSDELLELFENFCDLFRNATLHSEVQFPCSASSNNFARQIQRRFKDTIINAKYGGHTEAVRRLLGQLPISAQSYSGSPYLDLSLFSYDDKWVSVMERPKTCGDHPIRSLVHRPICLSIHGACSVCCNSISGRSWNYCH
- the DET1 gene encoding DET1 homolog isoform X3; translation: MGGQILKRPRRIQNQNVIHRLERRRISSGKAGTHWHQVRVFHQNVFPNFTVVNVEKPPCFLRKFSPDGRYFIAFSSDQTSLEIYEYQGCQAAEDLLQGYEGEILSNGNDQRSVNIRGRLFERFFVLLHITNVAANGEHLNRECSLFTDDCRCVIVGSAAYLPDEPHPPFFEVYRNSESVTPNPRSPLEDYSLHIIDLHTGRLCDTRTFKCDKVVLSHNQGLYLYKNILAILSVQQQTIHVFQVTPEGTFIDVRTIGRFCYEDDLLTVSAVFPEVQRDSQTGMANPFRDPFINSLKHRLLVYLWRRAEQDGSAMAKRRFFQYFDQLRQLRMWKMQLLDENHLFIKYTSEDVVTLRVTDPSQASFFVVYNMVTTEVIAVFENTSDELLELFENFCDLFRNATLHSEVQFPCSASSNNFARQIQRRFKDTIINAKYGGHTEAVRRLLGQLPISAQSYSGSPYLDLSLFSYDDKWVSVMERPKTCGDHPIRFYARDSGLLKFEIQAGLLGRPINHTVRRLVAFTFHPFEPFAISVQRTNAEYVVNFHMRHCCT
- the DET1 gene encoding DET1 homolog isoform X2, translated to MDHHVSTIRPRRIQNQNVIHRLERRRISSGKAGTHWHQVRVFHQNVFPNFTVVNVEKPPCFLRKFSPDGRYFIAFSSDQTSLEIYEYQGCQAAEDLLQGYEGEILSNGNDQRSVNIRGRLFERFFVLLHITNVAANGEHLNRECSLFTDDCRCVIVGSAAYLPDEPHPPFFEVYRNSESVTPNPRSPLEDYSLHIIDLHTGRLCDTRTFKCDKVVLSHNQGLYLYKNILAILSVQQQTIHVFQVTPEGTFIDVRTIGRFCYEDDLLTVSAVFPEVQRDSQTGMANPFRDPFINSLKHRLLVYLWRRAEQDGSAMAKRRFFQYFDQLRQLRMWKMQLLDENHLFIKYTSEDVVTLRVTDPSQASFFVVYNMVTTEVIAVFENTSDELLELFENFCDLFRNATLHSEVQFPCSASSNNFARQIQRRFKDTIINAKYGGHTEAVRRLLGQLPISAQSYSGSPYLDLSLFSYDDKWVSVMERPKTCGDHPIRFYARDSGLLKFEIQAGLLGRPINHTVRRLVAFTFHPFEPFAISVQRTNAEYVVNFHMRHCCT
- the DET1 gene encoding DET1 homolog isoform X5 is translated as MANPFRDPFINSLKHRLLVYLWRRAEQDGSAMAKRRFFQYFDQLRQLRMWKMQLLDENHLFIKYTSEDVVTLRVTDPSQASFFVVYNMVTTEVIAVFENTSDELLELFENFCDLFRNATLHSEVQFPCSASSNNFARQIQRRFKDTIINAKYGGHTEAVRRLLGQLPISAQSYSGSPYLDLSLFSYDDKWVSVMERPKTCGDHPIRFYARDSGLLKFEIQAGLLGRPINHTVRRLVAFTFHPFEPFAISVQRTNAEYVVNFHMRHCCT